The following proteins are co-located in the Rippkaea orientalis PCC 8801 genome:
- a CDS encoding glycosyltransferase family 4 protein — translation MIKVIYDISVLGVGYMIPTHKVGIYRVVENLALELAKSQEINLFFSATKYYYRYHTLDFCLEYLKNNPQLKHIDLPHSPNKRYLYSHLNKIAFSLIHQIETSNSKSTILTNKVLSKILDIINRIIYYSSEPIEPINLENTDIFHSTIYKIPQQVKNNKKIKRILTVYDLIPILYRDFFTLKPGQTHFVKYVLDSLSIDDWAICISECTKNDLCNYKKIDPNRVFVTHLAADSTVFYPCKDAEKKELVIEKYNIPEVPYFLSLSTLEPRKNISHVIRCFLDLIQQQGIKDINLVLVGAKGWKYEEIFEQIPHNPTLTNRIIFTGYVEDEDLAIIYSNAIAFIYMSFYEGFGLPPLEAMQCGLPVITSNTSSLPEVVGNAGIMLDPKDSGTLSQTMLDIYKNYELRQELSKKSLQRSQNFSWNKCAQETIDVYKIALQQ, via the coding sequence ATGATTAAAGTAATTTATGATATTTCAGTCTTGGGAGTTGGGTACATGATTCCAACCCATAAAGTAGGGATTTATCGAGTTGTCGAAAATCTTGCATTAGAGTTAGCTAAATCTCAAGAAATAAACTTATTTTTTTCGGCTACTAAATATTATTATAGATATCATACCTTAGACTTTTGTCTTGAATATTTAAAAAATAATCCTCAACTTAAGCATATTGATTTGCCTCATTCTCCTAACAAAAGATATCTTTATAGTCATCTTAATAAGATTGCTTTTTCTTTAATTCATCAAATTGAAACATCAAATTCAAAATCAACTATATTGACTAATAAAGTCTTATCAAAAATTCTTGATATAATTAATCGAATAATCTATTATTCAAGCGAACCAATAGAACCTATTAATTTAGAAAATACGGATATTTTTCACTCTACCATCTATAAAATTCCTCAACAAGTAAAAAACAATAAAAAAATAAAAAGAATTTTAACGGTTTATGATTTAATTCCAATTTTATACAGAGATTTTTTTACTCTTAAACCAGGTCAAACTCATTTTGTCAAGTATGTTCTTGATAGTCTAAGTATTGATGATTGGGCAATTTGTATCTCTGAATGTACAAAAAATGATCTATGTAACTATAAAAAGATAGATCCTAATCGAGTATTTGTGACTCATTTAGCTGCTGATTCTACTGTTTTTTATCCTTGCAAAGACGCTGAAAAAAAAGAGCTAGTGATTGAAAAATATAATATTCCTGAAGTCCCTTATTTTTTAAGTTTAAGTACTCTTGAACCAAGAAAAAATATTTCTCATGTTATTCGCTGTTTTCTTGATCTCATTCAGCAGCAAGGAATCAAAGATATTAATCTTGTATTAGTGGGAGCAAAAGGTTGGAAATATGAAGAAATATTTGAGCAAATTCCTCATAATCCTACTCTAACAAATAGAATAATATTTACTGGTTATGTAGAAGACGAAGATTTAGCTATAATTTATAGCAATGCGATAGCATTTATTTATATGTCTTTTTATGAAGGATTTGGTTTGCCTCCTTTAGAAGCGATGCAATGCGGTTTACCTGTCATTACATCAAATACCTCTTCTTTACCCGAAGTCGTTGGTAATGCAGGAATTATGCTAGATCCAAAAGATAGTGGTACACTATCTCAAACCATGCTTGATATTTACAAGAACTATGAATTGAGACAAGAACTTTCTAAAAAATCTTTACAACGTTCTCAAAATTTTAGTTGGAATAAATGCGCTCAAGAAACCATTGATGTTTATAAAATTGCCCTACAACAATAA
- a CDS encoding nucleotidyltransferase family protein, which translates to MLSYPEISLIEKKQVALQIVLDCTELLKKQFGAKRVILFGSLTGQTPWHSRSDIDLAVEGLPKGIFFRAYAACRQLLPKGLNLDLDLIPLEDVYPEMRSRILEGIDMINSSIIALKSLIEDEFTALERIVKTTEESLKTINQCPSQLELNGFASYLHQYYTGIEKIFQRIAIHIDHYCPTGEHSHIDLLNQIASDIPEIRKAIITPEQAIILREYLAFRHFFRHAYGYQLRWSEMQIKLELMSDTLSQLHQQIINLLDNLTQEIP; encoded by the coding sequence ATGCTGTCCTATCCTGAAATTAGCTTAATAGAAAAAAAACAAGTTGCTTTACAAATTGTTTTGGACTGTACTGAATTACTCAAAAAACAATTTGGAGCAAAACGGGTTATTCTATTTGGGTCTTTAACGGGACAAACTCCTTGGCATAGTCGCTCTGATATTGATTTAGCAGTGGAAGGTTTACCTAAAGGAATTTTTTTTCGAGCTTATGCTGCTTGTCGTCAATTATTGCCTAAAGGATTAAATTTAGATTTAGATTTAATCCCTTTAGAAGATGTTTATCCTGAAATGCGATCTCGAATATTGGAAGGAATTGATATGATTAATAGCTCTATTATTGCTTTAAAATCTCTTATAGAAGATGAATTTACAGCCTTAGAACGTATTGTTAAAACAACAGAAGAATCACTAAAAACTATCAATCAATGTCCTAGTCAGTTAGAATTAAATGGATTCGCGTCTTATTTACATCAATATTATACAGGAATTGAAAAAATTTTTCAAAGAATTGCTATTCATATTGATCATTATTGTCCTACTGGTGAACATTCTCATATAGATTTATTGAACCAGATAGCATCAGATATTCCTGAAATTAGAAAAGCTATTATTACCCCAGAACAAGCTATTATTTTGCGAGAGTATTTAGCTTTTCGTCATTTTTTTCGCCATGCTTATGGCTATCAATTACGATGGAGTGAAATGCAAATAAAGCTTGAATTGATGTCAGATACATTAAGTCAATTGCATCAACAAATAATTAACCTTCTCGATAATTTAACTCAGGAAATACCTTAA
- a CDS encoding glycosyltransferase family 4 protein, protein MKVAYDISVLGQGYVNPKAKTGVYRVVNSLLIELLKIEEIELNLIALNGLSNIWDEMSCILFIEHCCPELKEQFQSCWKSYIDLSNLYLKAVEIQKSCLQFSLKKVPRLYKASIALQIPFKFFSKAHCFLDIESRNIDIYHSLFYSLPSEKILNSTQKLITIYDLIPILNPQQFTETIYHKFCLSLDSINIQKDWVICISENTKKDFCEYTQMNPKRVFVTPLAAGEHFYPITNQQTISNIINQYKIPNSPYLLSLCTLEPRKNLSFLIRCFVKIVVSDPTLELNLVLVGVKGWKNTEIFETVKKNPQLNSRIIFTGYIPDEDLSAIYSGATAFVYPSLYEGFGLPPLEAMQCGTPVITSNTSSLPEVVGDAGIMINPTQEDELCQAILDVINDSQLRQKLSQKGLERSRQFSWKKCAEETVKVYKIATENKDT, encoded by the coding sequence ATGAAAGTAGCCTATGATATTTCAGTGTTAGGACAAGGATATGTAAATCCTAAAGCCAAAACAGGGGTTTACCGAGTTGTTAATTCATTGCTTATAGAATTGCTAAAAATAGAAGAGATTGAATTAAACTTAATTGCTCTTAATGGTTTAAGTAATATTTGGGATGAAATGAGTTGTATTCTATTTATTGAACATTGTTGTCCTGAACTTAAAGAGCAATTTCAGTCTTGCTGGAAAAGCTATATAGATCTATCTAATCTTTATCTTAAGGCTGTTGAAATACAAAAATCTTGTTTACAATTCTCTTTAAAAAAGGTTCCTAGATTATACAAAGCTAGTATTGCTCTACAAATTCCTTTTAAATTCTTCAGTAAAGCTCATTGTTTTTTAGATATTGAATCACGCAATATTGATATTTATCATTCTCTCTTTTATAGTTTACCTTCTGAAAAAATATTAAATTCTACTCAAAAATTGATTACCATTTATGATTTAATTCCCATTTTAAATCCTCAACAATTTACAGAAACAATTTATCATAAATTTTGTCTATCATTAGATAGTATTAATATTCAAAAAGATTGGGTTATTTGTATTTCTGAAAATACCAAAAAAGATTTTTGCGAATATACTCAGATGAATCCTAAGCGAGTGTTTGTAACTCCTTTAGCTGCGGGGGAACATTTTTATCCTATAACGAATCAACAAACTATATCAAATATTATTAATCAATATAAAATTCCTAATTCTCCTTATCTTCTTAGTTTATGCACCTTGGAACCTAGAAAAAATTTAAGTTTTCTCATTCGTTGTTTTGTAAAAATTGTTGTCAGTGATCCAACTTTAGAGTTAAACTTAGTATTAGTTGGGGTTAAAGGATGGAAAAATACTGAAATTTTTGAAACTGTTAAAAAAAATCCTCAATTAAACTCTCGAATTATCTTTACGGGTTACATTCCCGATGAAGATTTAAGTGCTATTTATAGCGGTGCAACTGCGTTTGTTTATCCCTCTCTTTATGAAGGGTTTGGTTTACCCCCTTTGGAAGCAATGCAATGTGGAACACCTGTTATCACTTCTAATACAAGTTCCTTACCTGAAGTTGTCGGTGACGCAGGAATCATGATTAATCCTACCCAAGAAGATGAACTGTGTCAAGCAATACTCGACGTTATTAATGATTCTCAATTAAGACAAAAGCTATCCCAAAAAGGACTCGAAAGATCTCGTCAATTTAGTTGGAAAAAATGCGCGGAAGAAACGGTTAAAGTTTATAAAATTGCAACCGAAAATAAGGATACTTAA
- a CDS encoding glycosyltransferase family 4 protein has protein sequence MQLLYTLTTYPPTIGGAQLHQHLLAQYLSQKHQIQVISQWDKNRTDWLLGTTINAPSSNFDYTIDGINVHRLGLTSAEKRSLIPYLPFYYPLMEIALPPIANCLEKKLHFYAENADLIHNVRIGREGLSYASFQAATTHNIPFILTPVHHPRWAGWLYRAYLKLYQLADAVIALTQAEKEILIDLGVSEERIHITGHGPILAEKADPNNFKERHHLQEPIILFLGQHYPYKGYQQLLKAAPLIWQKIPEAQFVFIGPQVKQSETYFEQFQDPRIHRLGSVSLQEKTDALAACNVLCVPSTQESFGGVYTEAWSFGKPVIGCNIPAVSEVISEGKDGYLVNQNCSEIAEKICYLLLNPTEAEILGKTGKSKVEKYFNWQHLSEITEEIYKKVCH, from the coding sequence ATGCAACTACTGTACACCCTAACAACCTATCCCCCAACTATTGGTGGTGCACAACTTCATCAACACTTACTCGCACAATACCTCAGTCAAAAACACCAAATTCAAGTGATTAGTCAGTGGGATAAAAATCGCACAGATTGGCTTTTAGGAACCACTATTAATGCACCTAGTTCCAATTTTGACTATACCATTGATGGAATTAATGTTCATCGACTGGGACTAACTTCTGCTGAAAAACGTAGTTTAATTCCCTATCTTCCTTTCTATTATCCTTTAATGGAAATTGCCTTACCTCCCATTGCCAATTGTCTCGAAAAAAAATTACACTTTTATGCAGAAAATGCGGATTTAATTCATAACGTTCGCATTGGAAGAGAGGGATTGAGTTATGCTTCTTTTCAAGCCGCTACAACTCATAATATTCCCTTTATTTTAACCCCTGTTCATCATCCCCGTTGGGCAGGTTGGCTTTACCGAGCCTATCTTAAATTATATCAATTAGCGGACGCTGTGATTGCGCTAACTCAGGCAGAAAAAGAAATTTTAATCGATTTAGGGGTATCAGAAGAACGAATCCATATTACAGGTCACGGACCTATTTTAGCAGAAAAAGCTGACCCCAATAATTTTAAAGAACGGCATCATCTACAAGAACCGATTATTTTATTTTTAGGACAACATTATCCCTACAAAGGGTATCAACAATTATTAAAAGCTGCACCTTTAATTTGGCAAAAAATCCCCGAAGCACAGTTCGTTTTTATTGGACCACAAGTTAAACAATCTGAAACTTATTTTGAACAATTTCAAGATCCCCGCATTCATCGCTTAGGATCAGTTAGTTTACAAGAAAAAACCGATGCTTTAGCTGCTTGTAATGTGCTTTGTGTTCCTTCAACCCAAGAAAGTTTTGGAGGAGTTTACACTGAAGCTTGGAGTTTTGGTAAACCTGTTATTGGTTGTAATATTCCGGCTGTTTCGGAAGTTATTAGTGAGGGCAAAGATGGTTATTTAGTCAATCAAAATTGCTCAGAAATAGCTGAAAAAATCTGTTACTTATTATTAAATCCTACTGAAGCTGAAATACTCGGCAAAACCGGTAAAAGTAAAGTTGAAAAATACTTTAATTGGCAACACTTGTCAGAAATAACTGAAGAGATTTACAAGAAAGTTTGTCATTGA
- a CDS encoding WecB/TagA/CpsF family glycosyltransferase produces the protein MSNFLPTLDHRQIIQTRIDATSYHDACDRIEQWAINKTSCYIVAANVHVVMMGYWTPDYQTLLNQAALVTPDGMPLVWGLRLLGIKQQQRVYGPDLMLAWCDRAAQRGIPLFFYGGTTAMLKKLEENLTKRFSGLIISGSYAPPFRPLTQEEETRDRQMIEASGAQVVFVGLGCPKQEYWMARQQGKLSAVMIGVGAAFSFHSGEVSQSPRWMMKLGLEWLYRLTREPKRLWRRYLVNNPCFVVLFLLQLIRTGVSRD, from the coding sequence ATGTCTAATTTTTTACCAACTCTCGATCACCGTCAAATTATTCAAACCCGAATTGATGCTACCAGCTATCACGACGCTTGCGATCGCATTGAACAATGGGCAATTAACAAAACCTCCTGTTATATTGTCGCTGCTAACGTCCACGTTGTCATGATGGGTTATTGGACCCCAGACTATCAAACCCTTCTCAACCAAGCTGCCTTAGTCACTCCCGACGGAATGCCTTTGGTGTGGGGACTCCGCTTATTAGGGATCAAACAACAGCAACGGGTGTATGGACCCGATCTCATGTTAGCTTGGTGCGATCGCGCTGCTCAACGAGGCATCCCCCTGTTTTTCTATGGGGGAACAACTGCTATGTTAAAGAAACTTGAAGAAAACTTGACAAAACGCTTTTCGGGTTTAATAATTTCGGGTAGCTATGCTCCTCCTTTTCGTCCCTTAACCCAAGAAGAAGAAACCCGCGATCGCCAAATGATTGAAGCCTCTGGAGCTCAAGTCGTTTTTGTGGGGTTAGGCTGTCCCAAACAGGAATACTGGATGGCCAGACAGCAAGGAAAATTATCGGCCGTCATGATCGGAGTTGGGGCGGCCTTTAGCTTCCACAGTGGGGAAGTGTCCCAGTCTCCCCGATGGATGATGAAACTAGGATTAGAATGGCTCTATCGCCTCACCAGGGAACCTAAACGGTTGTGGCGACGATATTTGGTTAACAATCCTTGTTTTGTTGTGTTATTTTTGCTTCAATTAATCCGAACAGGGGTTAGCCGTGATTAG
- a CDS encoding EamA family transporter: MSYKELALLLASVLASALGQLFLKLGATQLGEVTSGNAVSHILNILLTPALIAGLSCYGLGAIAYILLLTRVELSVAGPSAALIYIFSVLIGYFFFKEAIPIYRAFGLGLIVCGVVLVVWRN, translated from the coding sequence GTGTCTTATAAAGAATTAGCTTTATTGTTAGCCTCGGTACTAGCAAGTGCGCTAGGGCAATTATTTCTTAAGTTAGGGGCAACCCAATTAGGCGAAGTCACTTCAGGAAATGCTGTTAGTCATATTTTAAATATCCTGTTAACCCCCGCCTTAATAGCGGGTTTGTCCTGTTATGGGTTGGGAGCGATCGCCTATATTCTCCTATTAACCCGTGTTGAATTGAGCGTTGCGGGTCCTTCTGCGGCTTTAATTTATATTTTTTCCGTTTTAATCGGCTATTTTTTCTTTAAGGAAGCTATCCCTATTTACCGCGCCTTTGGCTTAGGATTGATCGTCTGTGGGGTGGTTTTGGTGGTTTGGCGTAATTAA
- a CDS encoding GNAT family N-acetyltransferase: MISSYNLSFRAEQPSDRLGIRQIHQAAFGSNTEANIVGDLIERNCPRLSLVAVLDNQAIAHILFTPAIIETRDRLIEGMGLAPLAVLPEFQRQGIGSHLTTLGLETLKNRGEAFVIVLGDPDFYSRFGFIAASSYGIISEFDNIPDEAFRIRIFNQELLNSILGVAKYQPEFSSAI, encoded by the coding sequence ATGATATCTAGCTATAACCTTTCTTTTCGAGCAGAACAACCCAGTGATCGCTTAGGGATTCGTCAGATTCATCAAGCGGCTTTTGGGTCTAACACCGAAGCCAACATTGTAGGCGATTTAATTGAGAGGAATTGTCCACGATTGTCGTTAGTGGCTGTTTTAGATAATCAGGCGATCGCTCATATTTTGTTTACTCCGGCCATAATTGAAACCCGCGATCGCCTGATTGAAGGGATGGGATTAGCTCCTTTAGCGGTTCTCCCTGAGTTTCAGCGTCAAGGGATTGGTTCTCATTTAACTACACTTGGCTTAGAAACCCTAAAAAATCGAGGAGAGGCTTTTGTCATTGTCCTCGGTGATCCTGATTTCTATTCCCGCTTTGGCTTTATCGCTGCTTCTAGCTATGGTATTATCAGCGAGTTTGATAATATTCCTGATGAAGCTTTTAGGATTAGGATTTTTAATCAAGAACTATTGAATAGTATTTTAGGCGTAGCTAAGTATCAACCTGAATTTTCCTCAGCTATCTAA
- a CDS encoding pentapeptide repeat-containing protein, protein MTTPETPDTLPQQNGQKATPSLPEKIESLYPSGLPFSKTLLPPPNSEPQPLYLRDVKSFNPWLLLSSAVIMIVGLEFNFPWLGFSAALLSLFLSLQVILPSLRGWVIRYLTPQERQTLLGFLVFIAAIAGLAYYFGFYDRLRIWLNQFKYDEFGSWAEWVGALGQIMIALLAVYIAWAQYVISKDLTLQQNLITQQQTIDTYFQGISDLVLDGEGMLEDWPQERSIAEGRTAAIFSSVDETGKAKILRFLSQSRLLTPLMRDSRLGRPILDGAGGYAEDRPSGVRVINLGVMLAGAKLSGQDLRWTDLSEANMVRADLSHCDLVKANLSRTVLYDGNLKGADLKGTRLFYGSVETASPRSRSAPPDYETGAYTGVVLENCNLEDVQNLSDEQRYYCCAWGGEKTRATIPGGCYGVPNKLGR, encoded by the coding sequence ATGACGACCCCAGAGACACCAGACACTCTCCCTCAACAAAATGGTCAGAAAGCCACTCCATCCCTGCCAGAGAAAATAGAGTCTTTGTATCCATCGGGTCTACCGTTCTCTAAGACACTATTGCCTCCCCCTAACTCAGAACCCCAACCCCTCTATCTACGGGACGTAAAATCTTTTAATCCTTGGCTACTGTTGAGTTCAGCCGTCATCATGATAGTAGGATTAGAGTTTAATTTCCCGTGGTTGGGCTTTTCGGCAGCTTTGTTGTCCCTTTTTCTCTCGCTTCAGGTGATTTTACCCTCACTACGAGGATGGGTCATTCGCTATTTAACTCCCCAAGAACGACAAACCTTGTTAGGATTTTTGGTGTTTATTGCAGCGATCGCCGGATTAGCTTATTATTTTGGATTCTACGATCGCCTCAGAATTTGGCTTAATCAGTTCAAATACGATGAATTTGGCTCTTGGGCTGAATGGGTGGGCGCATTGGGTCAAATTATGATTGCCTTACTCGCGGTTTATATCGCTTGGGCACAATACGTCATTTCTAAGGATTTAACCCTCCAACAAAACCTGATTACCCAACAACAAACCATTGATACCTATTTTCAGGGGATCTCCGACCTAGTGTTGGATGGCGAAGGAATGCTCGAAGACTGGCCTCAAGAACGATCTATCGCTGAAGGCAGAACCGCCGCTATTTTCAGCAGCGTAGATGAAACAGGAAAAGCCAAAATTTTGCGTTTTCTGTCCCAGTCTCGATTATTAACTCCTTTAATGCGCGATAGTCGCTTAGGAAGACCTATCCTCGATGGAGCAGGGGGATACGCTGAAGATCGTCCATCAGGGGTGCGGGTGATTAACTTAGGGGTGATGTTAGCAGGGGCTAAACTATCCGGTCAAGATTTACGCTGGACAGATTTAAGCGAAGCCAATATGGTACGCGCTGATTTAAGTCACTGTGACTTGGTTAAAGCCAATTTATCCCGCACGGTTCTCTATGATGGCAACTTAAAAGGAGCCGATCTCAAAGGGACTCGTTTGTTCTATGGCTCAGTGGAAACGGCTAGTCCGCGATCGCGTAGTGCCCCCCCAGACTATGAAACGGGAGCCTATACCGGGGTCGTTTTAGAAAATTGTAATTTAGAAGACGTACAAAACCTCAGTGACGAACAGCGTTATTATTGCTGTGCTTGGGGAGGGGAAAAAACCCGCGCCACTATTCCAGGGGGATGTTATGGTGTTCCGAATAAATTGGGACGTTAG
- a CDS encoding sugar transferase: MKNLPSHTQQLLPDIRAPHPLNWLTLANQQRYRILILILSDLIALAGAWLIARYWNQFYSPIPPELDWWNWLGLPSLFWIFGAVTLIFFGYGGLYSASLRNQNYIRSAKIISLVYLLSLVVSYFYDPKLDPPRSLFFTAWVSSVVMVLGFRLLITLIFGQIYTKQKEVSVFVIASASRLKKLSQILQKRSCYKIVGAALASTANSPATLRAILQSEAVEVLAEDLPQTALASTLYWNLRRAGVALRLLPSSREILYRRGVPEIFAGLPTLRVQTSSMVGWDYRVKRGLDCLGALIGIILLSPLFLGVAILIQLSSPGSVFFCQERIGLHGKVFQMWKFRTMVPNAAQLQAQLEAQNESGDGVLFKIKNDPRIIRFGHFLRKSSIDELPQLFNVLIGQMSLVGPRPLPLRDVERFEEWHHIRHQVLPGITGLWQISGRSDIEDFSDAARLDLYYIDNWSLNLDLDILVETVRIVLFGKGAY; encoded by the coding sequence ATGAAAAATCTTCCCTCTCACACCCAGCAATTACTCCCTGATATTCGGGCTCCTCATCCCTTGAATTGGTTAACATTAGCTAATCAACAAAGGTATCGTATTCTTATTTTAATTTTAAGTGATTTGATTGCCTTAGCTGGAGCTTGGTTAATTGCCCGTTATTGGAATCAATTTTATTCTCCGATTCCCCCTGAATTAGACTGGTGGAATTGGTTAGGACTGCCCAGTTTATTCTGGATTTTTGGAGCCGTTACCCTCATCTTTTTTGGATATGGAGGGTTGTATAGTGCCTCCCTTCGCAACCAGAATTACATCCGTTCTGCTAAGATTATTAGCCTAGTTTATTTATTATCTTTAGTCGTTAGTTATTTCTATGATCCTAAACTTGATCCACCGCGATCGCTCTTTTTTACCGCGTGGGTAAGTAGTGTTGTCATGGTGTTAGGATTTCGCTTATTAATTACCCTAATTTTCGGACAAATCTACACTAAACAAAAAGAAGTTTCTGTGTTTGTTATTGCCAGCGCGTCTCGCCTCAAAAAACTCTCTCAGATATTACAAAAACGCTCTTGTTATAAAATTGTTGGGGCTGCCTTAGCTTCCACTGCCAATAGTCCCGCTACATTACGCGCAATTTTGCAATCAGAGGCGGTAGAAGTGTTAGCGGAAGATTTACCCCAAACAGCCCTAGCGTCGACCTTATATTGGAATTTACGCCGTGCTGGTGTGGCATTACGCTTATTACCCTCAAGTCGAGAAATTCTCTACCGTCGGGGAGTGCCTGAAATCTTTGCGGGTCTGCCAACATTACGAGTACAAACCTCTTCCATGGTAGGGTGGGATTATCGTGTTAAACGGGGGTTAGATTGTTTGGGAGCTTTAATCGGAATTATTCTGTTATCTCCTTTGTTTTTAGGGGTAGCTATTTTGATTCAATTGTCCTCTCCTGGTTCCGTCTTTTTCTGTCAAGAAAGAATTGGATTACACGGCAAAGTTTTTCAAATGTGGAAATTCCGAACTATGGTTCCTAATGCGGCTCAATTACAAGCACAATTAGAAGCCCAAAATGAGTCAGGTGATGGGGTATTATTTAAAATAAAAAATGATCCGCGTATTATTCGCTTTGGTCATTTCTTGCGAAAAAGTAGTATTGATGAATTGCCTCAACTGTTTAATGTTTTAATCGGTCAAATGAGTTTAGTTGGCCCCCGTCCTTTGCCTTTACGCGATGTAGAACGCTTTGAAGAATGGCATCATATTCGTCATCAAGTCTTACCAGGAATTACAGGACTGTGGCAAATTTCGGGACGATCAGATATTGAAGATTTTAGTGATGCTGCCCGCTTAGATCTATACTATATTGATAATTGGTCATTGAATTTGGATTTAGATATCTTAGTTGAAACCGTCAGAATTGTTTTGTTTGGCAAAGGAGCCTATTAA
- a CDS encoding AI-2E family transporter, translated as MKFSQWLAFIVVAISVYILWQIRQLLLLFFTAVVIANGLNHLVNWFQRKGIKRSYGVLLSMTFLLIAIVGFFWIVIPPFAEQLPELIQLVPQGIEELITTLRSLAVKLDPELLKNLPTLEEISQEFQPLVNQIAGRGLSVFYTTLAIPLSLVLLLALSLMLLANPQPYRQGFIRLFPSFYRSRINDILVNCDCCLHGWLISILLKMIIFASLSFIGLLILQIPLALAQAMLTGILAFIPNIGLILSVIPPIAIALLETPWKSIVIIIIYLIIQQIDIHFLSPLIMKEKVILPPAITLLAQLFFAMIFGVLGFLLAFPLAVVGKVWVKEVLIKDILDSWQVKSQK; from the coding sequence ATGAAATTTTCTCAATGGCTTGCTTTTATTGTTGTTGCAATATCGGTTTATATTTTATGGCAAATTAGACAATTATTACTCTTATTTTTTACAGCCGTTGTAATTGCTAATGGGTTAAATCATTTGGTTAACTGGTTTCAAAGAAAAGGAATTAAACGAAGTTATGGAGTATTACTATCCATGACTTTTTTATTAATTGCAATAGTGGGATTTTTTTGGATAGTGATTCCCCCCTTTGCTGAACAATTACCTGAATTAATTCAGTTAGTTCCCCAAGGAATTGAAGAGTTAATTACCACTTTAAGATCCTTAGCGGTAAAATTAGATCCTGAACTGCTAAAAAATTTACCTACTCTTGAAGAAATAAGTCAAGAATTTCAACCCTTAGTTAATCAAATTGCTGGTCGAGGTTTATCGGTTTTTTATACAACTCTTGCGATTCCTTTAAGCCTTGTTTTATTATTAGCCCTTAGTTTGATGTTGTTGGCAAATCCTCAACCCTATCGACAAGGATTTATTCGTCTATTTCCTTCATTTTATCGATCAAGAATTAACGATATTTTAGTTAATTGTGATTGCTGTTTACACGGTTGGTTAATTAGCATCTTATTGAAGATGATCATCTTTGCAAGTTTAAGTTTTATCGGTTTATTAATTTTACAAATTCCCTTAGCATTAGCCCAAGCAATGTTAACAGGTATTCTTGCTTTTATTCCTAATATTGGCTTAATACTTAGTGTGATTCCCCCGATAGCGATCGCTCTTTTAGAAACCCCTTGGAAATCTATTGTTATTATTATTATTTATCTGATTATTCAACAAATAGATATACACTTTTTATCGCCACTTATCATGAAAGAAAAAGTGATTTTACCACCAGCAATAACGCTATTAGCACAACTATTTTTTGCTATGATTTTTGGTGTTTTAGGATTCTTGTTAGCCTTTCCTTTAGCTGTTGTCGGTAAAGTTTGGGTTAAAGAAGTATTAATTAAAGATATTTTAGATTCCTGGCAAGTAAAAAGTCAGAAGTAA